In Nostoc sp. GT001, a genomic segment contains:
- a CDS encoding DUF3119 family protein produces the protein MTSSFTSNSISTVELKPSYNIPIVLVIAAIPLLLVQPWVGSVFTLFGLFLMFQALTLRLQFTATDLDIYRGEKLIRRFPYQEWQNWRIFWNRVPILFYFKEIKSIHFLPILFDPNTLKTCLEQRCPRI, from the coding sequence GTGACCAGCTCATTTACTTCTAACTCCATATCAACTGTGGAACTCAAGCCTAGTTACAATATACCGATAGTGTTGGTGATTGCCGCGATTCCACTACTGTTGGTACAACCTTGGGTAGGCTCTGTTTTCACGCTGTTTGGTTTGTTTCTCATGTTTCAGGCGTTAACGTTGCGTTTGCAATTTACCGCTACCGACTTAGATATTTACAGAGGCGAAAAATTGATTCGGCGCTTTCCCTACCAGGAATGGCAAAACTGGCGGATATTTTGGAATAGAGTCCCCATTTTGTTTTACTTTAAAGAAATTAAAAGTATTCACTTTTTGCCGATTTTATTTGACCCCAACACCTTGAAAACTTGTTTAGAACAACGTTGTCCGCGTATTTAG
- a CDS encoding DUF3086 domain-containing protein yields the protein MNPEASQTPEPIDERLAEKLEENNAVEHPVNPSVESVVDIEAISSSEDYTNFEPLISNAEVVDSTVELTENLNGEFVTQLEAENVALGSEIESGNHSLYTEAEQRIAELQSAEVALKSEIAKLQASYEKLQTQVSETQTSLGRLVQESLVQLEQRKQTLQISVEQLERRQERIRNEMRTTFAGASQDLAIRVQGFKDYLTGSLQDLASAAEQLQLTPSVVEREKPAVKEAKPAEPQPGIPQFAQQQFQDTTKQIRRLIDQYRNKPDYYGPPWQLRRTFEPIHAERISNWFFTQGGRGGLRTMGSRLQNILIASAAISILHKLYGDRVRTLVLANTPERLGEWRRGLQDCLGIGRPDFGPDRGVVLFEASDALAQKADRLTKANQLPLIIIDDSEEQISLSLLQFPLWLAFAPDPKMVRNYDDDF from the coding sequence ATGAACCCAGAGGCATCTCAAACCCCAGAACCAATTGATGAGCGGTTGGCAGAGAAACTAGAAGAAAACAATGCAGTTGAACATCCAGTAAATCCATCAGTTGAGTCAGTGGTAGACATAGAAGCCATTAGCTCATCAGAGGACTACACAAATTTTGAACCACTCATTTCCAATGCAGAAGTGGTAGATTCTACAGTAGAGCTAACAGAAAATTTAAATGGCGAGTTTGTAACGCAGTTAGAAGCGGAAAATGTCGCGCTGGGGTCCGAAATAGAATCAGGAAATCATTCATTATATACAGAAGCAGAGCAGCGGATAGCAGAGTTGCAGAGTGCTGAAGTAGCTCTTAAGTCAGAAATAGCCAAGCTGCAAGCTTCTTACGAAAAGCTTCAGACACAGGTGAGTGAAACTCAAACCTCACTGGGGCGACTCGTGCAAGAGTCATTGGTGCAGTTAGAACAACGCAAACAAACTCTGCAAATTTCTGTAGAACAATTAGAACGCCGACAAGAACGTATCCGCAATGAGATGCGAACCACTTTTGCTGGTGCATCCCAAGACTTGGCAATTCGGGTGCAGGGTTTTAAAGACTATCTCACGGGTAGCTTACAGGATTTGGCCTCTGCCGCCGAGCAGTTGCAACTAACGCCAAGTGTAGTGGAACGAGAAAAACCAGCTGTAAAAGAGGCTAAACCAGCTGAACCCCAACCTGGAATACCCCAATTTGCCCAACAGCAGTTTCAAGATACTACAAAGCAAATTCGCCGCCTAATTGACCAATACCGCAATAAACCAGATTACTACGGGCCACCGTGGCAACTACGCCGTACCTTTGAACCAATCCACGCTGAACGAATCTCCAACTGGTTTTTTACCCAAGGAGGAAGGGGTGGTTTGCGGACAATGGGTAGCCGCTTACAAAATATTCTGATTGCCTCAGCTGCAATTTCGATATTACACAAGCTTTATGGCGATCGCGTCCGTACTTTAGTCTTAGCTAATACACCGGAGCGATTAGGCGAATGGCGGCGTGGCTTGCAAGATTGTCTAGGAATCGGTCGCCCAGATTTCGGCCCAGACCGGGGTGTGGTATTATTTGAGGCATCTGACGCTCTCGCTCAAAAAGCAGACCGATTGACGAAAGCCAATCAACTGCCCTTAATTATCATTGACGATTCAGAAGAACAAATCAGTTTGTCACTCTTGCAATTTCCCCTATGGTTAGCCTTTGCTCCTGACCCCAAAATGGTGAGAAACTATGATGACGACTTTTAA
- the plsY gene encoding glycerol-3-phosphate 1-O-acyltransferase PlsY, whose amino-acid sequence MAIWLTLCGAIVVIAYLLGSFPTGYIAVKQLKGIDIRAVGSGSTGATNVLRTLGKGPGALVLVLDSLKGVLAIALVYWLFNFEPIQNYIPQTVDVQLWQPWLVTISGLAAILGHSKSIFLGFTGGKSVAISLGILLAMSWQVGLATAGVFAVVVAISRIVSLSSIAGAIAVPIFMVILHQPLPYILFGIAGGLYVILRHRTNIERLFAGTEPKIGQPVATEPEQTV is encoded by the coding sequence ATGGCTATTTGGTTAACTCTGTGCGGAGCAATTGTGGTCATAGCTTACCTGCTGGGTTCTTTTCCCACTGGCTACATTGCTGTGAAGCAGTTAAAAGGTATTGATATTCGGGCAGTTGGTTCCGGTTCCACTGGCGCAACTAATGTACTAAGAACCTTGGGCAAAGGGCCAGGAGCATTGGTTTTAGTACTTGATTCCTTAAAGGGAGTATTAGCGATCGCTCTAGTTTATTGGTTATTTAACTTTGAACCAATCCAAAATTATATCCCTCAAACGGTAGATGTACAACTGTGGCAACCGTGGCTAGTAACCATATCTGGGTTAGCTGCCATTCTGGGACATAGTAAATCAATTTTTTTGGGTTTTACTGGTGGTAAATCTGTTGCTATCAGTTTGGGGATTTTGTTGGCAATGAGTTGGCAGGTAGGTTTAGCAACAGCGGGTGTGTTTGCCGTCGTTGTGGCGATATCGCGGATTGTCTCTTTGAGTTCAATAGCAGGTGCGATCGCAGTTCCCATTTTCATGGTAATTTTGCATCAACCCTTACCCTATATTCTGTTTGGGATTGCTGGTGGATTGTATGTGATTTTGCGCCATCGCACTAATATTGAACGACTGTTTGCGGGAACGGAGCCGAAAATTGGGCAACCTGTAGCGACAGAACCCGAACAAACTGTATGA
- a CDS encoding TrbI/VirB10 family protein, which yields MTRYSTPAQTPPQNGFTLTTDDRQPEVESVDWESRMSRLVGFEEESSSSDTEGSKDSATPPEPLSQPQEVQTKQALSSNPFAKLGLVGAATLAIVLVGGVFLSQLMSSSNQKPKNIVSPPVQEQPTDESISQQMEGQIDTLKTKLALTEQAQMVKAAQQQLRIAKSTPTVALRQPSVSQKVIPTPPPTAYVPRTVTVERVIRVPASQPSLSPQPPVVNPTQPVVNLTPPTPPSPFEEWARLAKLGSYGQVNASNQPTSNIATLEPPTNAQPQQETPNPNPDSNPEQTSQTPQPENSAVSQAQPQGQKSVAVGSSAKAVLATAIFGETSNKSGGGGDADEAKNVFVIRLKEPLKSTDGTVALPANTEFLAEIGSLSEQGLLQMNVVKVISQNNGNPTERSLPNNAVILRGTQGKPLIANKYPGQSSSIASMDAGLFVLGGIAKAAELVNRPDTKLVPYSIESKSPNTSTEDPNDTTTNTSTGLVSETENKRDLAAGVLEGGMNSVVPQIAQRNQQAIAQMSQQGGVWFLPAGTNIEIYVNQATQF from the coding sequence ATGACCCGATACTCAACTCCTGCCCAAACGCCTCCCCAAAATGGATTTACTCTAACTACCGACGATCGCCAACCAGAAGTAGAATCTGTAGATTGGGAATCGCGGATGTCAAGGTTGGTCGGTTTTGAAGAAGAATCTTCTTCTAGTGACACCGAAGGCTCAAAAGACTCTGCAACGCCGCCAGAGCCTCTTTCTCAACCACAAGAAGTTCAGACTAAGCAAGCACTCTCATCTAATCCCTTTGCCAAGTTAGGCTTGGTAGGGGCTGCTACCTTAGCGATAGTTTTGGTGGGTGGTGTGTTTTTATCTCAGTTGATGAGTAGCAGCAATCAAAAACCAAAAAATATTGTTTCTCCACCAGTGCAAGAGCAGCCCACTGATGAATCCATATCTCAACAGATGGAAGGCCAAATAGATACTCTCAAAACGAAATTAGCTCTGACTGAACAAGCACAGATGGTGAAAGCTGCCCAACAACAGCTGAGAATTGCCAAATCAACGCCGACAGTAGCCTTACGACAACCCTCAGTTAGCCAGAAAGTGATCCCAACACCCCCACCAACAGCTTACGTACCTCGGACAGTGACAGTTGAGCGCGTCATTAGAGTACCTGCTTCTCAACCTTCGCTATCACCCCAGCCACCAGTTGTGAACCCTACTCAACCAGTAGTTAATCTAACTCCACCAACTCCACCAAGCCCATTTGAAGAGTGGGCAAGGTTAGCAAAGTTAGGTAGCTATGGTCAAGTTAATGCTAGCAATCAACCTACTAGTAATATAGCTACTTTGGAACCTCCAACCAATGCGCAGCCGCAGCAAGAGACGCCAAACCCCAATCCCGACTCTAATCCCGAACAAACGTCACAAACCCCACAACCAGAAAATTCTGCGGTCAGTCAAGCCCAACCGCAGGGACAGAAATCTGTAGCAGTTGGGAGTAGTGCCAAAGCTGTGTTGGCGACAGCAATCTTTGGAGAAACTAGTAATAAGTCAGGCGGTGGTGGTGATGCAGACGAAGCGAAAAACGTATTTGTAATCCGATTGAAAGAACCACTAAAATCTACTGATGGTACAGTCGCTCTACCCGCAAACACCGAATTCCTCGCTGAAATTGGTTCGCTTTCTGAACAAGGTCTTTTGCAGATGAACGTAGTCAAGGTGATCTCGCAAAATAATGGCAACCCCACAGAACGAAGCTTACCCAACAATGCAGTTATTCTTCGCGGTACCCAAGGTAAACCTTTAATCGCAAATAAATATCCCGGTCAAAGTTCGTCTATAGCCTCGATGGATGCAGGACTATTTGTTTTGGGAGGTATTGCTAAAGCAGCAGAGTTAGTAAATCGCCCTGATACAAAACTCGTGCCATATTCCATAGAATCAAAATCTCCCAACACTAGCACCGAAGACCCTAACGATACCACCACCAACACCTCCACTGGACTTGTTAGTGAGACTGAGAATAAACGCGACCTTGCAGCCGGGGTTTTAGAAGGTGGTATGAACTCTGTAGTACCCCAAATTGCCCAACGCAATCAACAGGCGATCGCCCAAATGTCTCAACAAGGTGGTGTTTGGTTTTTGCCAGCAGGCACAAATATTGAAATATATGTGAATCAAGCAACTCAGTTTTAA